One genomic segment of Chelonia mydas isolate rCheMyd1 chromosome 1, rCheMyd1.pri.v2, whole genome shotgun sequence includes these proteins:
- the EIF2S3 gene encoding eukaryotic translation initiation factor 2 subunit 3, protein MAGDEAGVTLGQPHLSRQDLATLNVTKLTPLSPEVISRQATINIGTIGHVAHGKSTVVKAISGVHTVRFKNELERNITIKLGYANAKIYKLDDPSCSRPECYRSCGSSTPDEFPTDIPGTKGNFKLIRHVSFVDCPGHDILMATMLNGAAVMDAALLLIAGNESCPQPQTSEHLAAIEIMKLKHILILQNKIDLVKESQAKEQYEQILAFVQGTVAEGAPIIPISAQLKYNIEVVCEYIVKKIPVPLRDFTSEPRLIVIRSFDVNKPGCEVDDLKGGVAGGSILKGVLKVGQELEVRPGIVSKDSEGKLMCKPIFSKIVSLFAEHNDLQYAAPGGLIGVGTKIDPTLCRADRMVGQVLGAVGALPEIFTELEISYFLLRRLLGVRTEGDKKAAKVQKLSKNEVLMVNIGSLSTGGRVSAVKADLGKIVLTNPVCTEVGEKIALSRRVEKHWRLIGWGQIRRGVTIKPTVDDD, encoded by the exons ATGGCGGGGGACGAGGCGGGAGTGACTCTGGGGCAGCCGCACCTCTCCCGGCAGGACCTGGCCACCCTG AATGTTACCAAGCTGACGCCTCTCTCGCCAGAAGTCATCAGCCGTCAAGCTACGATTAATATAG gcACAATTGGTCATGTGGCCCATGGAAAGTCAACAGTAGTAAAAGCTATTTCTGGAGTTCACACTGTTAGATTCAAAAATGAACTGGAAAGAAATATCACTATCAAGCTGGGTTATGCCAATGCTAAG ATTTACAAACTTGATGACCCCAGTTGCTCCCGACCAGAGTGTTACCGGTCCTGTGGAAGTAGTACACCAGATGAGTTCCCTACAGATATTCCTGGGACCAAAGGGAATTTTAAACTAATCAG GCATGTCTCTTTTGTCGATTGTCCGGGCCACGATATCTTGATGGCTACTATGCTGAACGGTGCGGCAGTTATGGATGCAGCACTGCTTTTGATAG cTGGTAATGAGTCATGCCCTCAGCCCCAGACCTCTGAACATCTAGCTGCTATAGAAATCATGAAATTGAAACACATTCTAATTCTACAGAATAAGATTGACTTGGTAAAGGAGAGCCAGGCTAAAGAACAGTATGAACAGATTCTTGCATTTGTACAAG GTACAGTTGCAGAAGGAGCTCCTATTATTCCAATCTCAGCACAGCTGAAATACAACATTGAGGTGGTTTGTGAGTATATAGTAAAGAAAATTCCAGTCCCATTGCGAGACTTCACATCAGAACCAAGACTTATTG TAATTAGATCTTTTGATGTCAACAAGCCTGGATGTGAAGTAGATGACCTTAAGGGTGGTGTAGCTGGCGGTAGTATTCTAAAAGGTGTATTAAAG GTAGGCCAGGAACTTGAAGTCAGACCTGGTATTGTATCCAAGGACAGTGAAGGAAAACTCATGTGCAAGCCAATCTTTTCCAAAATTGTATCACTTTTTGCAGAACACAATGATCTACAGTATGCTGCTCCTGGAGGCCTAATTG GTGTTGGCACTAAAATTGACCCAACTTTATGTCGGGCTGACCGAATGGTGGGGCAGGTTCTTGGTGCAGTTGGAGCACTCCCTGAAATATTCACAGAGCTGGAAATTTCCTATTTCCTGCTTAGGCGACTCCTAGGTGTGCGCACTGAGGGAGACAAGAAAGCTGCAAAG GTGCAAAAGCTATCCAAGAATGAAGTTTTAATGGTAAATATAGGATCCTTGTCTACTGGAGGAAGAGTTAGCGCAGTGAAGGCTGATTTAGGCAAGATAGTGCTAACTAACCCTGTGTGCACAGAAGTAGGAGAAAAAATTGCCCTTAGTCGAagagttgagaaacactggcg tttaatCGGCTGGGGTCAAATAAGAAGAGGAGTGACAATCAAGCCAACAGTTGATGATGATTGA